In Pelobates fuscus isolate aPelFus1 unplaced genomic scaffold, aPelFus1.pri scaffold_24, whole genome shotgun sequence, one genomic interval encodes:
- the LOC134584835 gene encoding histone H1B-like, producing MSEAAPAPAAAPAVESASKKKQPKKAAGVKKAAKPSGPSVSELIVKAVSASKERSGVSLAALKKALAASGYDVEKNNSRLKLALKGLVTKSTLVQVKGSGASGSFKLNKKQAESKDKATKKKAPAKVKKPAPKKATKSPAKPKKVAAKSPKKAKKPAASAKKATKSPKKVKAAKPKKVVKSPAKKTVKSPAKKAAKPKAAKSPAKAKKAAPKKK from the coding sequence ATGTCTGAAGCCGCCCCAGCTCCCGCCGCCGCACCTGCGGTAGAAAGCGCCTCCAAGAAGAAGCAGCCCAAGAAAGCAGCCGGTGTCAAGAAAGCCGCTAAGCCCTCCGGTCCTAGCGTGTCCGAGCTCATTGTCAAAGCTGTGTCCGCTTCTAAAGAGCGCAGCGGGGTGTCCCTGGCAGCTCTGAAGAAGGCTTTGGCTGCTTCTGGTTATGATGTGGAAAAGAATAACAGCCGCCTCAAGCTGGCTCTCAAGGGCTTGGTGACTAAAAGCACTCTCGTCCAGGTCAAAGGAAGCGGAGCTTCCGGCTCCTTCAAGCTCAACAAAAAGCAGGCGGAGAGCAAGGACAAGGCTACCAAGAAAAAGGCACCGGCTAAAGTCAAGAAGCCTGCCCCGAAGAAAGCCACCAAGTCTCCAGCCAAACCTAAGAAGGTAGCTGCAAAGAGCCCGAAAAAGGCCAAAAAGCCGGCCGCCTCCGCTAAAAAGGCCACCAAAAGTCCGAAGAAAGTCAAAGCCGCCAAGCCCAAGAAGGTAGTGAAAAGCCCGGCTAAGAAGACCGTGAAGAGCCCTGCCAAAAAGGCAGCCAAACCCAAAGCCGCAAAGAGTCCTGCAAAGGCTAAAAAGGCAGCTCCCAAAAAGAAATAA